The genomic interval CCTCTGTCTCTTTTCTGGCCCTTGTTGCAGGACCAACTCATCCAGGGTAACTGGGTTGTGACACCCTGTTCCAAGGGACTGTGCATTTGCAAGTCAGCTTAGTATGCCGGCACCTTCAGGCTAGGGGGTCATAGGTGAGGGAGAAGGGCTTCCCCAGATCTTGCATAATGGCATCCACAAAAGGACACCCATGTGGCATGCGCTGGGGAGAGAGGATACTGTGCTCTGTGGCTCCCACTTCTCCCAGACACAGCACATTATGGGAATATTCTACCCTAGAGTCACTAGGTTGGAGGACTGGTCTGTAGGAATTGGCTCCTTAGCTGCTCAGGTGGTAAAATAGCCCATCACCTCCTTCAGCTAGGATTTTTGTCCTCTCCCTTATGTAGTAAAAGCAAGTAATCCTTGAGGATTAGAAATCTCCCCATGggatggggcacatgggtggcttcattaagcgtctgactttggctcaagtcatgatctagcggttcgtgagtttgagccccgtgtcgggctctgtgctgacagctcagagcctggaacctgctccagattctgtttctctctctctctctctctctctctctctctctccctccctccctctcccctaccgccccattcatgcttgctctcaaaaataaacattaaaaatattttaaaaaaatctccccatGGGATGTAGACCAGACAGATCATACAGCCTAagactaccttttttttttttttaattttagtgcaagtgtgagtgggggaggggcagagagagagagagagagagagaaagagagaatcccaagcagcctcaggtcagcacagagcccgacatggggcttgatcccacaaatggtgagagcatgacctgagccaggatcaagagttggacacttaaccaactgagccacccaggcgccccacgcagACTGCCTTCCTAGTCACAGGTCCCACCACGGATAAATACAGTGTCCTATACACCTTTACTTTTATTCATGGTGCCCCCTCAGCCATCTCTGCCTCAAGAGCTCCATTCAGGTCTTCGAAGCATAATTTAAATGAAGCCTCCAGAGTCACCCTTGTCAATCGCCTCATGTTTCcttagctcatttcttttttttttttttttttcaacgtttatttatttttgggacagagagagacagagcatgaacgggggaggggcagagagagagggagacacagaatgggaaacaggctccaggctctgagccatcagcccagagcccgacgcggggctcgaactcccggaccgcgagatcgtgacctggctgaagtcggacgcttaaccgactgcgccacccaggcacccctccttagCTCATTTCTTATCCTCTCCTCTAGCACTGACTTCATTCCTCCTGCCTAGTGATAATTAACTGCTTCCTGCTTAATTCCCCTACGTGACCGTGAACTCCATGCAGACAGGGTGGCTTGGTCCTACTTTTCCTCCGGTGCCTTCATTGAATAAGTGCTCTAAATGCCTCTTGACTCCAGTTTGGACTGACCTGTGGAAAACCATGTTCCAGAGCTTGAGGCCGAGTGAAACAGTAGTTTTATTTGAGGCATAAAAGCACACGTGTTTCTGTCACATACGATGGGGTTGACTTTAGGGTCCTGGCTTCTAAGTTAAGACTGTGCATCTTAGACACAACTTCTTGGGAAATGAATCAGGAAAGGAGCAAGACACAGCCTGGCAAGAAGACCATTACTGTTGTTGGGAAGTCCTACAGAAGGGGAAGATCGTACTCGATTAGCATACGTGTGCCAGAGCGCTGGGGATAAAGAGTGGTCGGCAGTGAGGCTGGCGTCTCCTCTTACCACAGCAAGGACTCTCCCCTAAACGGAGGCAGCGGAGTCCACTTGGCAATTCTGGCTGTAGAACATCTCAGGGCTCCCCGGTTCCCTCCCTGGATTCCCAAATCAGTCCCTCCACTTCCCCCAAAGATTTTCACGAGGAAGGGCAGGGCCTATGTCATGGACACTGCCACTTGTTCGATGAAGCTGGCCAGGTTTATGTCCCGTTCTGAAAGGCCTGCACACTCATGGGTGCTCAGGGTGATGTGGACCTGAAACAAAACCAGCGATTAGGGCCCAGCTCATCCGCTGCCTTCGccaagagcaggagagggtcacGGCTACGGGGCTCAGCCACACCAAGGATTCCAGAATAGCAGCCAGGCACTACAATCTCTCCTGGGGGCTGCCTTGCCTGCCTGAGAGTCTCTAGCAACAGTGTAAACCCGCCACTCGCACAAGGACGGCATTGAATGACAGCATTTGTTCCGCAGGCAGGCCGATCTGTTTGCTGTGCGTGGGTATTCTTAGCTCGAGTTACTACTTTTTCATTCCTCCACACCTCCAGGAGGATTTAAGTCATTTGGAGCTATTAGCAATGAATACGCCCAATTCCCACAGTCTTGCCTTTTGTGGGTTTTGCCGCCTTCATGTCTCCTTACTCTCTACCTCAACCGCAAGTTCTCTCACGAGTGTTTTAATTTGCACCTTCTTTAATTTGTAGTGAGACTGACTGTTTTGCAGGGGTGTTCACGTTGATTCCAGCAACGAGCTGAAAGGACCAGGAGGAGTGGACAGGCAGCCCCTGGGTGGTGAGGCCCCTAGGGAAGCCCAGGGAAGGGCCTTCAGAACAGGCTGGGCTGGACCCAGCAGGCAGGCATCGCTCACCTTGTTGTACACGTTAAACCATTCGGGGTGGTGGTCCAGTTTCTCCGCCTGTAGGGCCACCCTCGTCATGAAGCCAAAAGCCTATGTAGTGAAGTGAGACCCGAGTTAGTgctctgagagacagagggctGCTAGGCCCCTTTTCGAGCTGGCGTGAGACCTAGGTGCAGGATGGACCCGCTCCCCACAAGGAGACCCGTCCAGCTTTAGTCACCCCCCTGGCACCCTGCGGCTGGTTCTGTGCCGGAGTTTGAGGCGGTCCTTCCGAAGTGGGAAGAAAGTCTTGTTCCTAGGGCCCCTACCTAACTAGGTGGAAACACCACAGAGATGTTTAGTCCTGGCCAGTCTTTTGGTTATCTACTGAGATGTCTTGTTTCCTACTTGACCCGTTTCCTCTAAGGATTGTTTCTAAAAGTTCCAGGTATGGAGGGCCCATCTCCCCCCTCTCCAGTCCCCAAGGATGACACTCCCAAGTCATCCGGACCAGGGTAGTGTCTGAGGGTCCCGGGCAGGAGGGCTTTAAGGGAGAGAACAAGTCCTGGAATGGGACCCCATCGCCCCAGTCTCAGACACTCTGTCCCACCCGGTGCCATACCCGATTGAAGTCTTTGAAATGGAACTGCTTGAAGATAGCATCGCGGCCTTCCAGCTCATTCCACCCCACGGCCCTCAGGTTTGGCAGCAGCTGGTCCCTCTCCTCGGCACTTAGCCTGTGTGCTTTGCCAGCCTAGGAGAGAAAATCAACAGAGGCCCAAGGGCATTTCTTTTTGCGATCCAGGAGAGTGCCCCATCCCTGGGGAAATAAATGTAGTCAGCCTGGGAGGGCTGTTCTAAAGCAATTGACAGGGAGGTGTTGAGGGTGGCGCCCTGCCCTGGAGGTGGGGCCCTGGCTCAGGCACTGATTGTTTCTTAGATTTGGACACTTCTCTCTAAGAACAGAAAATCCTGAGGTGTGATGCAAGTCCCTAGGGTTGAGCAATAgtacccctcaccccac from Leopardus geoffroyi isolate Oge1 chromosome D2, O.geoffroyi_Oge1_pat1.0, whole genome shotgun sequence carries:
- the PCBD1 gene encoding pterin-4-alpha-carbinolamine dehydratase isoform X1, which produces MAGKAHRLSAEERDQLLPNLRAVGWNELEGRDAIFKQFHFKDFNRAFGFMTRVALQAEKLDHHPEWFNVYNKVHITLSTHECAGLSERDINLASFIEQVAVSMT
- the PCBD1 gene encoding pterin-4-alpha-carbinolamine dehydratase isoform X2: MTRVALQAEKLDHHPEWFNVYNKVHITLSTHECAGLSERDINLASFIEQVAVSMT